One segment of Streptomyces sp. XD-27 DNA contains the following:
- a CDS encoding alpha/beta hydrolase produces MRVYRPQGTRTAPAIVFIHGGGFIVGDLDTHNGVCRRLCRDLDAVVVSPGYRLAPEHPFPAAYDDCLAVARHVSDRIADSTSSRTRPPS; encoded by the coding sequence GTGCGGGTCTACCGGCCCCAGGGCACGAGGACGGCGCCAGCGATCGTGTTCATCCACGGGGGCGGCTTCATCGTCGGCGATCTCGACACCCACAACGGGGTCTGCCGCCGCCTGTGCCGGGACCTGGACGCGGTGGTGGTCAGCCCCGGCTACCGGCTCGCCCCCGAGCACCCGTTCCCCGCCGCGTACGACGACTGCCTGGCCGTGGCTCGCCACGTCAGCGACCGCATCGCCGACTCGACGAGTTCGAGGACGCGGCCGCCGTCGTGA
- a CDS encoding DUF6086 family protein, translating into MSQYFDMGEETLWNPSNGASRLFLRQVAVFEAELGLASGIGPMEADECQIDPAALGVFVHALLTQYRRTHHSIVPALSEGFVATMLVLADRAGVGVCWTPTVIGPDGGLADVQAPAEPAVSGYADEDAWAHRLREKARELDRMMAR; encoded by the coding sequence ATGAGTCAGTACTTCGACATGGGCGAGGAGACGCTGTGGAACCCGTCCAACGGGGCGTCCAGGCTGTTCCTGCGGCAGGTGGCGGTGTTCGAGGCGGAACTGGGCCTCGCTTCCGGCATCGGGCCCATGGAGGCGGATGAGTGTCAGATCGACCCGGCCGCCCTCGGCGTCTTCGTCCATGCCCTGCTGACTCAGTACAGACGAACGCACCACTCCATCGTGCCGGCTCTCTCCGAGGGATTCGTTGCCACCATGCTGGTCCTGGCGGATCGGGCCGGCGTTGGCGTGTGCTGGACGCCAACCGTCATCGGCCCGGACGGCGGGCTCGCGGACGTACAGGCCCCAGCGGAACCAGCGGTATCTGGATACGCCGACGAGGACGCATGGGCGCACCGGTTGCGCGAGAAGGCGCGGGAGCTGGACCGCATGATGGCGCGCTGA